CCTCCTCGTCCAGGTCCTGTGCCACCTGGTCCATGGACATCCGCCGCCTCCCCCGATCGACTCCGCTGATCCTCCGCCGGGACCTGCCGGCAGGGAAGCACCGCGCGGGGCGAGCCTGCTCACAGCGGATAGGCTGACGGCGGCCGAGTTGGACGAGCGCGAGAGGGAGTCATCCGTGCGCCCAGGTGGACAGCCGAACATGCAGCAGATGCTGAAGCAGGCGCAGAAGATGCAGCAGCAGATCGCCCAGGCCCAGGCGGAGCTGGCCGAGGCGGAGCTGACCGGCACCGCCGGCGGCGGGCTGGTCACCGCGACCGTCTCCGGCTCCGGCGAGCTGAAGTCGATCAGGATCGACCCGAAGGCGGTCGACCCGGAGGACGTGGAGACCCTGGAGGACCTGGTCGTCGCGGCCGTGCACAACGCCGCCGAGGCGGCCCGCGAGCTGACCGAGCAGAAGATGGGCCCGGTCGCGGGCGGTATGGGCGGCCTCGGCCTGCCCGGTTTCTGAGCCTGACCGCATGTACGAGGGTGCCATCCAGGATCTGATCGACGAGCTGGGGCGGCTGCCGGGCGTGGGCCCGAAGAGCGCCCAGCGGATCGCGTTCCACGTGCTGTCCGCCGATCCGGCGGACGTCAACCGGCTGGCCGGCGCGCTGCGCAAGGTCAAGGATCTGGTGCGGTTCTGCACGAGCTGCTACAACGTCGCCGAGAGCGAGCAGTGCCGGATCTGCCGCGACCCGCGCCGCACCGACGAGGTGCTCTGCGTGGTCGAGGAGCCCAAGGACGTGGTGGCGATCGAGCGGACCGGCGAGTTCCGGGGCCGCTACCACGTGCTCGGTGGGGCGATCAACCCGTTGGAGGGGATCGGCCCGGACAGCCTGCGCGTCCGGGAGCTGATGGCCCGGCTCGGCGGCGGGTCGGTCCGGGAGCTGATCCTGGCCACCGACCCGAACACCGAGGGTGAGGCGACCGCGACGTACCTGGCCCTGCTGGTGAAGCCGATGGGGATCGCGGTGACCCGGCTGGCCAGCGGTCTGCCGGTCGGCGGTGACCTGGAGTACGCCGACGAGATCACCCTGGGCCGGGCGTTCGAGGGACGGCGCGCGGTCTGACATGCGCGGGGTCGAGTCGACGGTCGATGTAACAAATTCGCATAGCTGAACCGGGGCGAACCAGGACCATTTCGGGCGGAAAACAGGGTCCTTCCGCGCTGGCCGCAGTGACAAAGACACGATCCGGTACCAACAGCTTCGTCAATAGTTTCGGGGAACTCCGAACGGAGGCTAAGGTCACCGCCAGCGGTGACCCCGGTCACCAGGTTGTCCGTACCCCTTAGGACGAGGTGAAGCACCCATGCGTGCACCCAGGTCGAAGGCCGCGCTGGCGGCCGTTGCGGCCGCGGCCCTCGCGGTCGCAGGCTGCGCCGAGAGCGACCGTGGCGAGGATTCCGGCGGCAGCAAGAAGGACACCCTCATCTTCGGCGTAGCCGGGGACCCGAAGGTGCTCGACCCGAGCTTCGCCAGCGACGGCGAGTCGCTGCGGGTGTCGCGGCAGATCTTCGAGACCCTGGTGACCCCCGAGGAGGGCGGCACCAAGCCCACCCCGGGTCTGGCCGAGTCCTGGACGCCGGACGCCACCGGCACGGTGTGGACGTTCAAGCTCCGCTCCGGGGTGAAGTTCCACGACGGCACCGACTTCAACGCCGAGGCCGTCTGCGTCAACTTCGACCGCTGGTACAACGCCAAGGGCCTCATGCAGAGCCCGGACGTGACCGCGTACTGGCAGGACGTGATGGGCGGCTTCGCCAAGAACGAGAGCCCAGACCTGGGCGAGAGCCTCTTCAAGTCCTGCACCGCCAAGGACGCCGGCACCGTCGACCTGGCCTTCACCCGGGTGTCCAGCAAGGTCCCGGCCGCGCTGATGCTGCCGTCGTTCTCCATGCACAGCCCGAAGGCGCTGGAGCAGTACGACGCCAGCAACGTCACCGGCACCGCCGAGGACATCAAGTACCCGGCGTACGCGATGGAGCACCCGACCGGCACCGGGCCGTTCAAGTTCAAGGCGTGGGACGTCGCCAACAAGACGCTCACCATCGAGCGCAACGACGACTACTACGGCGGCAAGGCCAAGCTGAAGACGATCATCTACAAGACGATCTCCGACGAGAACGCCCGCAAGCAGGCGCTGCGCTCCGGCGACATCCAGGCGTACGACCTGGTCGGCCCGGCCGACGTCGAGCCGCTCAAGGGTGAGGGCTTCAACGTCCTGACCCGCCCGGCGTTCAACATCCTCTACCTGGCGATCAACCAGAAGGGGAACCCGAAGCTGGCCGACCTGAAGGTCCGGCAGGCCATCGCGCACGCCCTGAACCGGCAGGCGCTCGTCGACTCGAAGCTGCCCCCGGGCGCGAAGGTCGCCGAGAACTTCTTCCCGGAGACCGTCGAGGGCTGGAACGGCGACGTCACCAAGTACGACTACAACCCGGAGAAGGCCAAGACGCTGCTGGCCGAGGCCGGCGCGACCAACCTGACCCTGCGGTTCCACTACCCGACCGAGGTCACCCGGCCGTACATGCCGAACCCGAAGGACATCTTCGAGCTGCTCTCGGCGGACCTGAAGGCGGTCGGCATCACCGTCGAGCCGATCCCGCTGAAGTGGAGCCCGGACTACCTCAACGCCACCACCTCCGGCGCCGCCCACGACATCCACTTCCTGGGCTGGACCGGTGACTACGGCGACGGCTACAACTTCATCGGCACCTTCTTCGACCGGCCCAAGGACGAGTGGGGCTTCAACAACCCGGCGCTGTTCGAGAAGTTCAAGAAGGCCGACAGCACCGCCGACATCGCCGCCCGCACCGCGCTCTACAAGGAGCTCAACGCGGACATCATGAGCTTCCTCCCGGGTGTGCCGATCTCGCACTCGCCGCCGGCGATCGTGTTCGGCAAGGACGTGACGGGCATCCAGGCGAGCCCGCTCACCGACGAGCGGTTCGAGACCGCCGAGTTCAAGTCCTGATCTGAGACAACAAGTACGGGCGGGCGTCGACCTCGACGCCCGCCCGTACTTCCCGCACTCTCCTTCGAGGACGCCGTGTTCCGGTTCGTCGTCAGACGCCTGCTCCAGCTCGTACCCACGCTGTTCGGGCTCTCCATCCTGTTGTTCATCTGGCTGCGCCGGTTGCCCGGCGGCCCCGAGACCGCCATCCTCGGCGAGCGGGGCACCCCCGAGATGCGTGCCGCGATCCGCCGCAACCTCGGTCTCGACGAACCGATCATGGTGCAGTACGGCCGGTTCATCCGCCGGATGATCCGCCTCGACCTGGGCACCTCCACCGCCACCAAGCGGGAGGTCACCACCGAGTTCATCCAGCGCTTCCCGGGCACCGTCGAGCTGACCGTGATGGCCCTGGTCATCGCGATCGGCGTCGGCATCCCGCTGGGCTACCTGGCCGCCCGCCGCCGCGGCCGGCTGCTGGACCACCTCTCCGTCGGCGGCTCGCTGATCGGCATCTGCATCCCGGTCTTCTTCCTGGCGTACGTGCTCAAGGCGATCTTCGCGGAGAACCTCGGCTGGTTCCCGTCCAGCGGCCGGCAGGACCCGACGATCGAAGCCACCCGGATCACCAACTTCTTCGTTCTGGACGGGCTGATGACCCGCGAGTGGGACGCCGCCGCCGACGCGATCTGGCACCTGGTGCTGCCCGGTCTCGCGTTGGCGAGCATCCCGCTGGCGATCATCGTGCGGATCACCCGGGCCAGCGTCCTGGAGGTGCTCGGCGAGGACTTCGTCCGTACCGCCGAGGCCAAGGGGCTGACCGAGAACGTGGTCCGCCGGCGGCACGTGCTGCGCAACGCCATGCTGCCGGTGGCCACCTCGATCGGTCTGCTCGCCGGTGGTCTGCTCTCCGGGGCGGTGCTCACCGAGACCGTCTTCGCGTTCAGCGGCATCGGCGCGTTCGTCGCGGAGTCGATCAGCCAGCGTGACTACCCCGTCCTCATGGGCTTCATCCTGATCATCGCGGTGGTGTACGTGCTGGTGAACCTGATCGTCGACCTCTCCTACAGCCTGATCGACCCGAGGGTGAGGGTGCGATGACGATCACCCCGGGCAGGAAGCGCGAGAAGATCGACCGGCTCGCCGAGCTCGCCGCCGCCCGCGACGACGAGCGTGGGGTGAGCCTCTGGCAGGAGGCGTTCCGGCGGCTGCGCCGCAACCCCGCCGCCATCGTCGGCGCGGTCATCCTGACGCTGTTCGTCCTGGTCGCCGTGGTCGGGCCGTTCTTCGTGCCGTACGGGCCGACCGACTCGATCGGCATCCGCGAGGGCCTGGTGAAGTCCGGGCAGGGCATCATCCCCGGCCCGAGCGGCGACCACTGGTTCGGCTTCGACCACCAGGGCCGGGACGTGTTCAGCCGGATGGTCGTCGGGGCCCGGCAGACCCTGCTCGTCGGGGTGGTCTCCACCCTCATCGGGCTCGCGGTCGGCGCGCTGATCGGCGGCGTCGCCGGGGCCGCGGCCGGGCTGGGCGGACGCTGGGGCCGGTGGGTCGACAGCGCCCTGATGCGCTTCGTCGACATGCTGCTGGCCCTGCCGAGCCTGCTGCTCGCGGTGAGCGTCGCGGCCCTGCTCGGGGCCAGCCTGACCACCGTGATGATCGCGGTGGGCGTGGTGTCGGTGCCGGTCTTCGCCCGACTGCTGCGCGGCTCGATGATCTCCCAGTCGAACAGCGACTACGTGCTGGCGGCCACCTCGCTCGGGGTACGCAGGTCGAAGATCGCCCTGACCCACGTGGTGCCGAACTCGCTCGCCCCGGTGATCGTCCAGGCCACGCTGACGCTGGCGACCGCGATCATCGAGGCCGCCGCGTTGTCCTTCCTCGGCCTCGGCAACCCGGACTCGACGATCCCCGAGTGGGGGGTGATGCTCGCCGACGCGCAGCCGTACCTGGGCATCCGGCCGGCGTTGGCGATCTACCCGGCGGTCGGCATCATCGTCACCGCGCTCGGGTTCACCCTGCTCGGCGAGGCGCTGCGTGAGGCCCTCGACCCGAAGCTGCGGAAGTAGGGAGGGGGCTGACATGGCACTGCTCGACGTGGACGACCTGTCCGTGACGTTCGCCCGGCGCGGTCAGCGCACGGTGCACGCCGTGGACGGGGTCTCCTTCTCGGTCGACGCCGGCGAGGTGGTCGGCCTGGTCGGCGAGTCCGGCTGCGGCAAGAGCGTCACCTCGTTGGCGATCATGGGCCTGCTGCCGAAGCAGCCCGGCACCCGGGTCGGCGGCCGGGCGGTCTTCGACGGCACCGACCTGCTCCGGCTCGACGACCGCTCCCGGCGGGACATCCGGGGCCGGGACATCGCGATGATCTTCCAGGATCCGCTCTCCTCACTGAACCCGGTCATCCCGATCGGGGTCCAGGTGACCGAGGTGCTCACCCGGCACCGCGGCATGAAGGGGGACGCGGCGGCGAAGGAGGCCGCCGCGCTGCTCGACCGGGTCGGCATCCCCGACCCGAAGCGGCGGCTCAAGGAGTACCCGCACCAGCTCTCCGGCGGGATGCGCCAGCGCGCCCTGATCGCCATGGCGGTGGCCTGCGAGCCCCGGCTGCTGATCGCCGACGAGCCCACCACCGCCCTGGACGTCACCATCCAGGCGCAGATCCTGGAGCTGCTCAAGGATCTGGTCCGGGACTCCGGCACCGCCCTGGTGATGATCACGCACGACCTGGGGGTGGTGGCCGGCATGTGCGACACCATCAACGTGCTCTACGGCGGCCGGGTGGTGGAGACCGCCCGCCGACGTCCGCTGTTCGCCCAGCCCCGGCACCCGTACACGGTGGGGTTGCTCGGCTCGGTGCCCCGCCTGGACGCCGGCCGGGGCGAGCGGCTGACCCCGATCCCCGGCTCGGTCCGTGACCTGCTGCCCTGGCCGGAGGGGTGCGCGTTCGCGCCGCGCTGCGCACGGCGGACGGACGACTGCCTGGGTGCGCCGCCGGAACTGGTGCTCGCCCACGACGGGCGCAGCTACCGCTGCGTCAACCCGGCCCCGACGGCGGGGGCCGGCGACGCGGCCGTCCCGGCGTCGGGCGGCCCGCCCGCGCCCGTCCCCGCCCCCCGTGAGGAGGACAAGGCGTGACCGACCACGAGATCCTCGTCGAGGTACGCGACCTGAAGGTGCACTTCCCGATCACCCGGGGAGTGCTCTTCGACCGGGTCGTCGGGCACGTCAAGGCCGTCGACGGGGTGGACCTGGACATCCCCCGTGGCCGGACGTACGGGCTGGTGGGCGAGTCCGGCTGCGGCAAGTCCACGCTGGGCCGGGCCCTGCTCCAGCTCACCCCGCCCACCGGCGGGAAGGTCACCTTCGACGGCATCGACCTGACCCGGATGCCGCCGAACAAGCTGCGCGGCATGCGCCGCCGGATGCAGATGATCTTCCAGGACCCGATGTCGAGCCTGGACCCCCGGCAGAACGTCGAGTCGATCCTCACCGAGGGCCTCCAGGCGCACGGCATCGGCGACAGCCGCGACGACCGCCGCCGGACCATCGGCGAGACCCTGGACGCGGTGGGGCTGCCCCGCTGGGCGCTGTCCCGTTACCCGCACGAGTTCTCCGGCGGGCAGCGGCAGCGCATCGGCATCGCCCGCGCGCTGGTGCTCGGGCCGGAGCTGATCGTCGCCGACGAGCCGGTCTCCGCCCTGGACGTCTCGATCCAGGCGCAGGTGGTCAACCTGCTCGACGAGCTCCAGGAGAACCTCGGCCTGACCTACCTGGTGATCGCCCACGACCTCGCGGTGGTACGGCACATCTCCGACGTGGTCGGCGTCATGTACCTGGGCGCGCTGGTCGAGGAGGCCCCGAGCGACCGGCTGTACCAGGAGCCACTGCACCCGTACACGAAGGCGCTGATGTCGGCGGTGCCGGTGCCCGACCCGGAGGTGGAGGACCGTCGGGAACGCATCCTGCTCACCGGCGACCTGCCCTCGCCGGCCAACCCGCCGTCCGGTTGCCGCTTCCACACCCGGTGCCCCTGGGCCCAACCGACCCGGTGCGCGGACGAACGCCCGGTGTTGCGCCCGATCGGCCGCAGCCGGGTCGCCTGCCACTGGGCCGAGCGGATCGCCAGCGGCGAGCTACGCCCGCACTCGGTCGACGCGCAGGTGGTCCGTCCCGCCGACGCGGGCGACGACCCGCACGCCGTCGCCGCCCCCACCGAGCCCGGCTCGTACGTCTGAGGCGTCAGGAAGGGCCTCTCAGGTACCGGCAGGGGCCCTTCCTGACGGCCGGCTCAGCCCTCTCGGGGCGCCCGTCAGCCCTCGGGGCGGTGCAGCAGCCCGACGGCTATCGCGTGCACGGCGTCGAGCGCCGACGGGTCCGGCAGCGTCGCCCGGCCGCCGGTCACCGTGTACCACTCGTCGGCCTCCCGGTACTGCACCCGGAGGGTGACCTGGTCGGCGGTGAGCTCGGTGCGCAGGGTCAGCTCCCCGGTCACCACGCCCACCTCGTCGGTCATCACCCCGCCGGGCCCGGGCACGATGTCACTGCTCCGCGCCTCCGGACCCCCCGACCCGGGCTGCCCGCTCACCTGCACTCCTCCAGCATGTCCGCCAACGCGGCCTTCTCGGCGCTGGTCACCGTCAGCCGCCAGTGGTGCTTGACCGCCACCCAGTTCTCGGCGTACCCGCACCAGTGCGAGCGGTTGGCCGGCTTCCACTGCGACGGATCCTGGTCACCCTTTGCCCGGTTGGAGGACGCGGAGACCGCGATGAGCTGCGGCCGGCTCAGGTCGTTGGCGAACTCGCCGCGTTCCGCGTCGCCCCACTCGTCCGCGCCGGAGCGCCACGCGTTCGCCAGCGGCACCACGTGGTCGATGTCCACGTCGGACGGATCGGTGAAGGTGCGGTCGTCGTACACGCTCTTCCACCGGCCGGCGACCACGTTGCAGCCGGAGAGCTTGATGTCGCTGCCGTCGCGTTCCAGCACGGTGTCCCGTACGTCGCAGTTCTTGCCGGTGTCCCGCCAGTGCGGGAACTTGTCGCGGCTGTAGCCGCGCATCGACCCGGCGGTCGCCACGGTCAACGTCTCCAGTTGCGCCGCGGCGTCACCCCCGGTCGACGGGGAGGGCGCGACCTCCGTCTGGTCGACGGGGGCGCAGCCGACGGCGAGGGCGAGCAGCGCGGCGAGCGCCGCCGCCGCGCGGGCGCGGGGTCCTGATCGGGTAGGTGCAGACGACACCCCTCCAGCTTGCGGGGTTTTCCGGTTTCCGCACGGCAAGCCGGCCGGGTTTCGGCGTTTCGTGGCAACTCTCATATCGCGGGGGGCAGATTAAGGACCATGACGACACCCGCTCCCGCCCTGCGCACCGGCACCGCCGCCGGACGCGGCACGCTGCTGGCCGCGATCCTCGCCTCCGGGATGGTCTTCCTGGACTCGACGGTGGTGAACGTGGCCCTGCCCCGGCTCGGCGCGGAGCTCGGGGCCACCGTGGCCGACCTACAGTGGACGATCAACGGGTACCTGCTGATGCTGGCCGCGTTCGTGCTGCTCGGCGGGGCGCTGGGGGACCGCTTCGGCCGACGGCGGATCTTCCTCGTCGGGGTGGTCTGGTTCACCGTCGCCTCGGTGCTGTGCGGCATCGCCCTGGGCACCGGCTGGCTGATCGTCGCCCGGGTGCTCCAGGGCGCGGGCGGGGCGCTGCTCACCCCGGGCTCGCTCTCGCTGCTCCAGGCCAGCTTCCACCCGGACGACCGGGGAAAGGCCATCGGCGCATGGGCCGGGCTCTCCGGCGTCTCCACCGCGCTCGGGCCGCTCGTCGGCGGCTGGCTCATCGACGCCCTCTCCTGGCGGTGGATCTTCTTCATCAACGTGCTCTTCGCCGTCCCGGTGGTGCTGGCCACGCTGCGTTGGGTGCCGGAGAGCCGGGACGAGACCGTCACCCGCAGCGGCCGGCGGTTCGACATCCTCGGCGCGCTGCTCGGCGCGCTCGCCCTGGCCGGCGTCACGTACGCCCTGATCGACGCCCCGGCCCGTGGGGTCGGCTCGCTCCCGGTGCTGGCCTCGGCGCTGGTCGGGGCGCTCGCGGCGGTGGCCTTCGTGCTGGTCGAGCGGCGGCGCGGGGAGAGCGCGATGCTGCCCACCGGGCTGTTCCGCAGTCGACTCTTCTCGGCGCTGAACGTCTTCACCGTGGTGGTCTACGCGGCGCTCGGCGGCTTCACCTTCTTTCTCGCGGTCTACCTGCAGAACGCCGTCGGCTGGTCGGCGCTGATGACCGGGCTGGCCACCCTGCCGCTGACCGTGCTGCTGCTGGTCGGCTCGGCGCGGGCCGGCGCGCTCGCCGCGCGGATCGGCCCCCGCCTGCCGCTGACGGTGGGGCCGGTGGTGGCCGCCGCCGGGCTGCTCCTGCTGCGCCGGGTCGGCCCCGGCGCGTCGTACTGGGTGGACGTGCTGCCCGGGGTGACCCTGTTCGGTCTCGGGCTGACCCTGGTGGTGGCGCCGCTGACCGCGTCGGTGCTGGCCGCCGTGGACGACCGGTTCGCCGGGGTGGCCAGCGGTTTCAACAACGCCGCCTCCCGGGTGGGCGGGCTGCTGGCGGTGGCCGCGCTGCCGCTGCTGGTCGGGCTGAGCGGCACCGGGTACGAACAGGCCGGGGAGCTGACCCACGCGTACCGGGGGGCGCTGCTGTGGTGCGCGGGTCTGCTGCTGGCGGGGGCGCTGCTGGCCGCCACCTCGGCCCGCCGGGCGGAGGCGCCCCGGGAACGGTGAGTCGGGTCCGGCAGGGGCGGGAGATCGTCCCACCCCTGCCGAACCTGGCGGGTGTCAGGAGCGGGCGCGGTTGACGGCGCTGGTGACCGCCTTCACCGAGGCGGTGACGATGTTGGCGTCCATGCCGACCCCCCACACCGTCCGGCCGTCGATGTCGCACTCCACGTACGCGGCGGCCTGCGCGTCGCCGCCGGAGGAGAGCGCGTGCTCGTGGTAGTCGAGCACCCGTACCGTCACGTGCACCGACTGGAGCGCGTTGACGTACGCGTCGATCGGGCCGTTGCCGACCGCGGCGAGCGCGTGCGGCGTCCCGCCGACCTCGACGGCGGCCTCGATCTCGACCTTGCCGTCGGCGGTGCCGATGGTGTAGTCGGTCAGCGACACCGCCGGGGTGGCCTGGTGGTCGACCAGGTAGTGGCGGGCGAAGATCTCCCACATGGTGGCCGGGTCGACCTCGCCGCCGGCGTGGTCGGTGACCTGCTGGACCACCCCGGAGAACTCGATCTGGAGGCGGCGGGGCAGGTCGAGCTGGTGTTCGCTCTTCATGATGTACGCGACGCCGCCCTTGCCGGACTGCGAGTTGACCCGGATCACCGCCTCGTACGTACGGCCCAGGTCCTTCGGGTCGACCGGCAGGTACGGCACCGCCCAGGTGAACTCGTCGACGGGCGTCCCGGCCGCCGCCGCGTCGGCGTGCAGCGCGTCGAAGCCCTTCTTGATGGCGTCCTGGTGGGAGCCGGAGAACGCGGTGTAGACCAGGTCGCCCGCGTACGGGTGGCGTTCGTGCACCGGGAGCTGGTTGCAGTACTCGACGGCCCGCTTGATCTCGTCGATCCGGGAGAAGTCGATCTGCGGGTCGATGCCCTGGGAGAAGAGGTTCAGCCCCAGCGTGACCAGGTCGACGTTGCCGGTCCGTTCGCCGTTGCCGAACAGGCAGCCCTCGATCCGGTCGGCGCCGGCCAGCAGGCCCAGCTCGGCGGCGGCCACGCCGGTGCCCCGGTCGTTGTGCGGGTGCAGGCTGAGCACCAGGCTGTCCCGCCGGGGCAGGTTGCGGTGCATCCACTCGATCGAGTCGGCGTAGACGTTCGGGGTGGCCATCTCCACCGTCGCCGGCAGGTTGATGATCAGCGGCCGGGTCGGGGTCGGGTCGACCGCCTCGATCACCGCCGCGCAGACCTCCAGCGCGTAGTCCAGCTCGGTGCCGGTGTACGACTCGGGGGAGTACTCGTAGAAGATGTCGGTGTCCGGGGTGTGGATCTCGGCGTACTTCTGGCACAGCCGGGCGCCCTGGGTGGCGATGTCGGTGATGCCGGCCCTGTCCAGCCCGAAGACCACCCGGCGCTGGAGCGTCGAGGTGGAGTTGTAGAAGTGCACGATCGCCCGCTTCGCGCCGCGCAGCGACTCGAAGGTGCGCTCGATCAGGTGCTCCCGGCACTGGGTCAGCACCTGGATGGTGACGTCGTCGGGGATCAGATCCTGCTCGATGAGCTGCCGGACGAAGTCGTAGTCGGTCTGGCTGGCCGACGGGAAACCGACCTCGATCTCCTTGTAGCCCATCTGGACCAGGAGCTGGAACATCCGGCGCTTGCGCTCCGGGGACATCGGGTCGATCAGGGCCTGGTTGCCGTCGCGCAGGTCGACCGCGCACCAACGCGGCGCGGCCTCGACCTGCCGGCCCGGCCACCGGCGGTCCGGCAGGTCGATCCGGAACTGCTGCTGGTACGGCTGGTAGCGGCGGTACGGCATCCGGCTGGGCTGCTGCCGGGCGATCGGATCGTCCGCGACCGGGGTGGCGTCGGTCGCCCCGCTCCCGGTGGTGGCCCCGACCCCGGTGGGGTCGGTGGGCGGAACGGTGGTGCCGGCGGGCTGGGCCATGGCGAAGACTCCTGATGATCATGTGACGTCAGCGTCGGGGGTCGGCGGCGGTGCCGACGGAGCAGGGGCGACCTGGGTCGGCCCGGACGAGAACCGGTGTGCTGGACGGCGCGCGTGCGTCAGCCCCGCGACGAGGTGCCGGCCGGATGGGCCTCGTCGCGGCAGCGAAGGAGGAGAATCGCCCGCCACATGATATTGGTGACCCTACGTGATCACCACGCCGCGCGGAAACTACCGTCCGGAGTTTGGGACGGCGAGGGTGGCCACGCAGCTCAGCCGGCATTCAGGGAGTGGCCGACGGGTCCACCGGTGGCGCCGACGGGTCCCCGGCGTCGCCGTCGGCGGGCGGGGTGGCCGGCGGCGGCGCGGCCGGGTCGAGCGGCTCGCCCTCGACCACCGGCCCGGGAAGCCGCACGGTGGCCGGGGCGGGGCCGGGTGGCCCGGCCAGCCGCAGGGTGCCCAGGGCGGCCCGGACGGCGGTGGGCGTCCCGTCCGGGCCGTAGCAGTAGATCCCGACGTCGAGCGGCGGGTTCAGCGAGGCCGACGTGGACTCGACCGAGTAGCAGGCGCCGGTGGTCTCCGGCAGCGGCCGGCTGACCGACACCGCCAGCGGGGCCTGCCGGTCGGTGAGCACGTCCAGCCAGTCGGTGAAGGGGTGCTGCACCCGGGGGTCGAGGCCGCGCGGGAGCGTGTCGTCCGGGTCGCCGAGGCGTACGCAGGTGGCCGGTTCGGGGCGGGCGGCGGAGGGCAGGGCGCACTGGAACAGCCCGTCGGCGGTGGCGGCCAGCGCGACGTCCACCGTGCCACCGAGCGCCCAGCCCGGCACGTCCACCCGCCAGGTGCCGTCGTTGGCGCTGGTCACCGTGATCGTCCGGGTCGGGCCGCCCGCGTCGGCCAGGGTGTAGCGGGCGGTCAGGTGGCGGTCCTGGGCCGCCGCGGCGAGCGCGGCCAGCTCGTCCCGTGCGCCGTCCGCCCCGGTCGCGGTGGGGTTGCCGCCCGGCGGCTCCGGTGGGTCCGGTGGCGAGTCGTCGGCGGCGCAGCCGGCGAGCGGGCCGCCGACGGCGAGCAGGAGCGGGACGGTCAGCGCGAGCAGGCCGGTCGGCCGGCGGCGCGCGGCGCGGAGGTGGACACCGGTAGGCACCCGCCCATTCTCCGGTCCGCCGGGGTCGCCGGGGGTCCGGGTGGCCGCCGCCGGGCCGGCGTGTCGCCGGTGTGACGGGGGGTGTCGGCGGACGCCGGGATGCGGTAGCGTGCCCCGCCGGGACGCGGTGTCGGTCGCGTCACGGTGCGTGGTCAGGGCCGCTCCCGGGCCGGATCGTGGGATCACCTGACCCGCCGGACAGGGCCGCCCGATACCCTGGGGTGGTCTGACCCGCGCCGCCGGCCACTGGACCGGCGGCGTCGGCACGCTCAGGGCTGCTGCTGGGAGGGAGTGCGCCGTCGTGGCACTCGTGGTGCAGAAGTACGGCGGGTCCTCCGTCGCCAACGCGGAGCGGATCAAGCGGGTGGCGGAACGGATCGTCGCCGCCCGCAAGGCCGGTGACGACGTGGTCGTCGTGGTCTCCGCGATGGGGGACACCACCGACGAGCTGCTCGACCTGGCGAACCAGGTGAGCCCGCTGCCGCCGGGCCGCGAGCTGGACATGCTGCTCACCGCCGGGGAGCGGATCTCCATGGCGTTGCTCGCCATGGCCATCCACAACCTGGGGT
The sequence above is a segment of the Micromonospora sp. WMMD882 genome. Coding sequences within it:
- a CDS encoding ABC transporter substrate-binding protein; its protein translation is MRAPRSKAALAAVAAAALAVAGCAESDRGEDSGGSKKDTLIFGVAGDPKVLDPSFASDGESLRVSRQIFETLVTPEEGGTKPTPGLAESWTPDATGTVWTFKLRSGVKFHDGTDFNAEAVCVNFDRWYNAKGLMQSPDVTAYWQDVMGGFAKNESPDLGESLFKSCTAKDAGTVDLAFTRVSSKVPAALMLPSFSMHSPKALEQYDASNVTGTAEDIKYPAYAMEHPTGTGPFKFKAWDVANKTLTIERNDDYYGGKAKLKTIIYKTISDENARKQALRSGDIQAYDLVGPADVEPLKGEGFNVLTRPAFNILYLAINQKGNPKLADLKVRQAIAHALNRQALVDSKLPPGAKVAENFFPETVEGWNGDVTKYDYNPEKAKTLLAEAGATNLTLRFHYPTEVTRPYMPNPKDIFELLSADLKAVGITVEPIPLKWSPDYLNATTSGAAHDIHFLGWTGDYGDGYNFIGTFFDRPKDEWGFNNPALFEKFKKADSTADIAARTALYKELNADIMSFLPGVPISHSPPAIVFGKDVTGIQASPLTDERFETAEFKS
- a CDS encoding oligopeptide/dipeptide ABC transporter ATP-binding protein, whose translation is MTDHEILVEVRDLKVHFPITRGVLFDRVVGHVKAVDGVDLDIPRGRTYGLVGESGCGKSTLGRALLQLTPPTGGKVTFDGIDLTRMPPNKLRGMRRRMQMIFQDPMSSLDPRQNVESILTEGLQAHGIGDSRDDRRRTIGETLDAVGLPRWALSRYPHEFSGGQRQRIGIARALVLGPELIVADEPVSALDVSIQAQVVNLLDELQENLGLTYLVIAHDLAVVRHISDVVGVMYLGALVEEAPSDRLYQEPLHPYTKALMSAVPVPDPEVEDRRERILLTGDLPSPANPPSGCRFHTRCPWAQPTRCADERPVLRPIGRSRVACHWAERIASGELRPHSVDAQVVRPADAGDDPHAVAAPTEPGSYV
- a CDS encoding ABC transporter ATP-binding protein, whose product is MALLDVDDLSVTFARRGQRTVHAVDGVSFSVDAGEVVGLVGESGCGKSVTSLAIMGLLPKQPGTRVGGRAVFDGTDLLRLDDRSRRDIRGRDIAMIFQDPLSSLNPVIPIGVQVTEVLTRHRGMKGDAAAKEAAALLDRVGIPDPKRRLKEYPHQLSGGMRQRALIAMAVACEPRLLIADEPTTALDVTIQAQILELLKDLVRDSGTALVMITHDLGVVAGMCDTINVLYGGRVVETARRRPLFAQPRHPYTVGLLGSVPRLDAGRGERLTPIPGSVRDLLPWPEGCAFAPRCARRTDDCLGAPPELVLAHDGRSYRCVNPAPTAGAGDAAVPASGGPPAPVPAPREEDKA
- a CDS encoding ABC transporter permease; the protein is MTITPGRKREKIDRLAELAAARDDERGVSLWQEAFRRLRRNPAAIVGAVILTLFVLVAVVGPFFVPYGPTDSIGIREGLVKSGQGIIPGPSGDHWFGFDHQGRDVFSRMVVGARQTLLVGVVSTLIGLAVGALIGGVAGAAAGLGGRWGRWVDSALMRFVDMLLALPSLLLAVSVAALLGASLTTVMIAVGVVSVPVFARLLRGSMISQSNSDYVLAATSLGVRRSKIALTHVVPNSLAPVIVQATLTLATAIIEAAALSFLGLGNPDSTIPEWGVMLADAQPYLGIRPALAIYPAVGIIVTALGFTLLGEALREALDPKLRK
- the recR gene encoding recombination mediator RecR, translating into MYEGAIQDLIDELGRLPGVGPKSAQRIAFHVLSADPADVNRLAGALRKVKDLVRFCTSCYNVAESEQCRICRDPRRTDEVLCVVEEPKDVVAIERTGEFRGRYHVLGGAINPLEGIGPDSLRVRELMARLGGGSVRELILATDPNTEGEATATYLALLVKPMGIAVTRLASGLPVGGDLEYADEITLGRAFEGRRAV
- a CDS encoding YbaB/EbfC family nucleoid-associated protein — encoded protein: MQQMLKQAQKMQQQIAQAQAELAEAELTGTAGGGLVTATVSGSGELKSIRIDPKAVDPEDVETLEDLVVAAVHNAAEAARELTEQKMGPVAGGMGGLGLPGF
- a CDS encoding ABC transporter permease, with protein sequence MFRFVVRRLLQLVPTLFGLSILLFIWLRRLPGGPETAILGERGTPEMRAAIRRNLGLDEPIMVQYGRFIRRMIRLDLGTSTATKREVTTEFIQRFPGTVELTVMALVIAIGVGIPLGYLAARRRGRLLDHLSVGGSLIGICIPVFFLAYVLKAIFAENLGWFPSSGRQDPTIEATRITNFFVLDGLMTREWDAAADAIWHLVLPGLALASIPLAIIVRITRASVLEVLGEDFVRTAEAKGLTENVVRRRHVLRNAMLPVATSIGLLAGGLLSGAVLTETVFAFSGIGAFVAESISQRDYPVLMGFILIIAVVYVLVNLIVDLSYSLIDPRVRVR